The Diaminobutyricimonas aerilata nucleotide sequence ACGCTCGCGCTCGGACACCGCATTCGCGGGCAGATGGTGCTCTAGAGGCACCGGACGACAGGCGGAAGATACTTCCCGCCACTATCAATCTATAGCGCAGCGGGGGGCTTGCCACAAGACCCCCGTGCGGTCGCAGAATCGTCGACCGTGACTCTCACCATCAGCGCGTTCGACCTGCCCGACCGACTCGCCGCGAAGGCCGATCCGGCCCTCATCTCCCGCGACGCCCAGCACTTCGCCACGATCGCCGACACCCTCCGCGGCGAGATCGCCGCGCTCTCCGACCGTCTCGACGCCGCTCGCCGCCAACCCGGGGGGAGCGGGCAGCAGGCTCTCGAGCGCGATCTCGAGGTGCACCGCCTGACCGCGCGGTTGCGCACTCTGCGGCGCTTCGGACTGGATCTCTGCCTCGGCCGCATCGTGCACGAGGGGGATCCCGATCCGGTGTACATCGGACGGCTGGGACTGACCGACGACGACGGTCGCCGGCTGCTCGTCGACTGGCGCACCCCCGCTGCCGAACCGTTCTTCGCCGCGACCCACGCGGAACCGATGGGGCTCGCCAGCCGCCGGCGGTACCGCTGGGCGCGCGGACGCATCGTGGACTACTGGGACGAGGTGTTCGGCGCGGAACTCCTGGAGGGCGACCCGGTCGCGCGCGCCGCGCTCGACGACCAGTCCGCGTTCATCGCGAGCCTCGGCAGCAGTCGATCGCCGCGGATGCGGGACGTGCTCGGCACGATCCAGGCCGATCAAGATGCCATCATCCGCGCCGACTCCCGTGGCGCGCTCGTCGTCGACGGCGGACCGGGGACCGGGAAGACCGTCGTCGCGTTGCACCGGACCGCCTACCTGCTCTACTCGGACGCGCGATTGCGGCGCGGGGGCGGCGTGCTCTTCGTCGGTCCGCACGAGCCCTATCTCGCCTACGTCGAAGACGTGCTGCCGAGCCTCGGCGAGGAGAGCGTGCAGACGTGCACCCTGCGCGATCTCGTGCCGGAGGGCGCCGCGGCGGCGACCGAGACCGACCCGGCCGTCGCGGCCCTCAAGTCCTCTGGCGACCTGCTGGCCGCCGTCGAGGCCGCGGTGCGGTACTTCGAGCGTCCGCCCACCGTCGGCATGACGGTCGAGACGCCGTGGCGCGACGTGTGGCTCAGCGCGGCGGAGTGGGCCGAGGCGTTCGATGCCGCGGATGCCGGCACCCCGCACAACGAGGCGCGTCAGGACGTGTGGGAGGCGCTGCTCGACATCCTCGTCGACGGCTTCGACGACGAGGAGGTGCCCGCGCACCTCGTGCGGCGCGCTCTCGCGCAGGACGAGGCCCTGTCGGAGGCGTTCGCCCGGGCGTGGCCGTTGCTCGATCCCACG carries:
- the helR gene encoding RNA polymerase recycling motor ATPase HelR, translated to MTLTISAFDLPDRLAAKADPALISRDAQHFATIADTLRGEIAALSDRLDAARRQPGGSGQQALERDLEVHRLTARLRTLRRFGLDLCLGRIVHEGDPDPVYIGRLGLTDDDGRRLLVDWRTPAAEPFFAATHAEPMGLASRRRYRWARGRIVDYWDEVFGAELLEGDPVARAALDDQSAFIASLGSSRSPRMRDVLGTIQADQDAIIRADSRGALVVDGGPGTGKTVVALHRTAYLLYSDARLRRGGGVLFVGPHEPYLAYVEDVLPSLGEESVQTCTLRDLVPEGAAAATETDPAVAALKSSGDLLAAVEAAVRYFERPPTVGMTVETPWRDVWLSAAEWAEAFDAADAGTPHNEARQDVWEALLDILVDGFDDEEVPAHLVRRALAQDEALSEAFARAWPLLDPTGIVRDLWSLPEFLHRCAPWLTAQQVQSLQRDDPLAWTISDLPFLDAARLRAGDPGAARRARERAAAIAARQEQMDRVVDDLIAADDSEMNVMSMLRGPDARNSLLDEAALPAADPDLLAGPFAHIVVDEAQELTDAEWRMLLSRCPSRSFTIVGDRAQARHGFRESWEERLSHAGLRDIRLAALTVNYRTPEEVMAAAEPVIRSVLPDANVPTSIRRSGIAVAHGHLGDRDAVIERWLTENADGIACVIGDPSFVPANPRVRSLAPVNAKGLEFDLVVLVDPESFGGDVEGAVDRYVAMTRATQRLVILSGT